DNA sequence from the Saimiri boliviensis isolate mSaiBol1 chromosome 5, mSaiBol1.pri, whole genome shotgun sequence genome:
AGTCCCCCACTCAGAGAATCAGTCTGCTTCCAATGGGAGAGGAGAGAGTAGCAGACAGTGTTCATCCCGTCCCTTCTGGGAGTGGAGGGAAGTCCCCCATGGGGAATAGTGTGTCCTCCAGCCGTGGGTCTGTGGGTCCCCTGTCAGGCAGACACCAGAGCATGCGACCCTCTAGCTTAATCCAGCCCCTTCTGTCTCTCCTTCAGTTAGGGCTTCCTTGGCCAGCATAGAAGTGAGTCTCAGAGGCACAGGCAGCTGCTCTTGGAACTGCCCTTTTGGTTATGTGACCCTCTGTCCCCAGTCTCCATGCTGCCTGCCCAGCAGATACTGGCTTCCCCCCAGGCTTCACTGCCACAGAGGGGCAGTTCTTGTGCTCATTTGTTCTCTGTGGTCACCGTGGGCTTTCCTAGTTGTTTTATCACTTGTCCTGTGCTGTCACTTCTGATCATTTGTTTCACTTACTTGTAGTTGTGGGGgttttttccataattttatggAGCTATGTTTTACATACCACATAATTCacccatttccaaaaaaaaaaagggtacatACAGTTCAGTGACCTTTTTAGTAAATTTAACAAGTTGTGCAGGCATCACTATAGATCAGTTTTCCAACCTTTTCCTCACCCCAGTGAGATCCATTGCGCCATTTACTGTTCATCCCATTCCCACACCCTGCCCCAGGCCACCACtaatctacttcctgtctctggaACAGATTCGCCTTCTCCGGACATGTCGTATCACTGGCATCGTACATACATGTCTGTGTCTGGCTCTTTAAACTTAGCATAGCACTTCTGTAGTCTGCTCAGGTCATAGCGTGAGGCTGCAGTTTGTTCCTGTTTATgactggatagtattccattgtgtgtgtgaatgcacaTTTTGTCCATCCATTGACTAGTTGGTGgatccagtttttggctattacaaataatgctgctaagAACATTTATGCAGAGGTCTTTGTGTGGacaaatgatttcatttattttggctaGACaaccagaaatggaattgctgggtgtgtgtttattttgagatggagtttcactcttgttgcccagggtagagtgcaatggcacgatctcagctcactgtaacctccatctcccaagttcaagcgattctcccgcctcagcctcccaagtagctggggttacaatcaatcacccgccatcatgcctggctagtttgtgggttttttttttgtatttttgtaaagacagggttttaccatgttggccaggctggtcttgaactcctgacctcaggtgatccgcctgcctcagcctcccaaaatgctgggattacaggcttgagtcactgcgccccGCATTGCTGAGTCTTAaggtaaatttgttttttaatttttggggacacttttacacttttcCAAAATGGGTTTATTTTAAaacccaaatttttaaaatttattttactttatgatggagtctcactcagtacAGTGGctaaatcttggctcactgcaatctccgcctcccagcttcaagtgattctcctgccttagcctcccaagtagctgggattaacaggcgcacaccaccacacccagctaatttttgtatttttagtagcaacagggtttcaccttgttggccagaatggtcttgatctcctgaccttgtgatctgcctgcctcagcctccgaaagtgttgggatttcaggcagagccactgcgctcagcaaaaaattgtttatgttcccaccagcaatgtgtaagGGTTCCCATTTTTCCATGTCCTCACCAacatttattatctgtctttttgaaataaagccattttaatagatgtgtaattatatattattgaggctttcatttgcatttccctaatgattaagaATGttgaggccagcatggtggcacacgcctgtaatcccagcactttgggaggctgaagtgggcagatcacctgaggtcagaagtttgagaccatcctggccaatatcgtgaaaccatgtctctaccaaaaatacaaaaattagctgggcatggtggtacgtgtctgtagtctcagctactcaagaggctgaggcaagggaatcacttgaacctaagaggcagaggttgtagtgagccgagatcgtgccacactgcacgccagcctggcaagagcaagactccgtctcaaaaaaaaaaaaaggccatgtaaagtggcacatgcttgtaatcccaacactttgggaggctgaggcaggtgggccgtctgaagtcaggagtttaagccctgtctgggcaacatggtgaaacccatctccactaaaagtaccaaaaaaatatctgggcatcagggtgcacatctgtaattctagctattcaggaggctgaggcaggataagtgtttgaacctgagaggcagaggctacagtgagccaagattgtgccactgcactccagcctgggcgacagagcaagactctgtctcaaacaaacaaacaaaagaactaaAACTTGACTCAAAGCCAAGGATGCTGCTCCATTCAGTGTCAAAAAAATGtggacggccgggcgcggtggctcatgcctataatcccagcactttgggaggccaaggtgggtggatcacgaggtcaagagattgagaccatcctggtcaacatggtgaaatcccgtctctactaaaaatacaaaaactagctgggcatggtggtgcacgcctatagtcccagctactcgggaggctgaggcaggagaattgcttgaacccaggaggcggaggttgcggtgagccgagattgcgccactgcactccagcctgggcaacaagagtgaaactccgtctcgaaaaaaagaaaaaaaaaaaagatgtggactTTCTTGTCCAACTTACATTTGAAGACAGTGGCATCTGTGATGTAACCTGTACTTGCTAGGCTTTAGCAAGTCACTTGAGGTCATGGAACAcgtttttgaagaaataatgccaGTTCATGAATTCTGTACCTGTTACTTGTCACTGAAGGTGTAAATGACATCAGCAgcacattctttccttttctttgcgtCCACCTGTTCaccacaaaactataaaaagcaGTTTTGAGATGGCATTAGCTTCCATTTGCAAAAAAACAGTTTATaagacaaataataaagaaattgaaatgtttctcatggtttcaaaaatgtaaacataagtCAGGGTGGTTATGTCTCAACATCACCTCTTGCCAACTGGCAGCTCCGTTTCTTCCTTGACCTTCTAAATGTACAGTGGAAGACAGCTGGCTGGCGTGTCATGTTTCAAACCTTCATTAAAGTTGTAGATtttggcctcttttccttttctcccagaTGTCATTAAAGCTGTCAACACCATTGCTGTGCATGAGAAAGAGGAGCGTCTCTGGCCTAGGGTGGCTGTCTTCTCCTTGATGGCACCTGGAGTCCTCCACGGGGCGAGGCTCCGCAGCCTGCAGGTCACGGATCTGGAGTCTACGAAAACCACGTACACCACAGGTACTATAGCATTTcgccccctgctggctgctgCAGCCAGCATCGCCCCTCAGCCCaactcagccactgtggaaactGAGTTCAACCCTCTGTGCCAGGTGTTGGGGAAACACGGTGCATAAGAGGGGAGCTCTGGCCTCAAAGGGCTCCCATGCTGGGGCAGGATTAGGCAGTCCCAGGGACCAGCACCCAACGAGCTGAGCAGACAATGGTGAGATGAGTGGGAAGGGAGATGTGATTTACTTTGCCTGGGACTGGTGGGAAGGGACTTGTGACCAGCCAGCCCTGCCAAATCGCCAGACCCATCTGCCTCCAGCCACTTGCCTCCTTTGCTCTTGGTCTTCTAGATGTCAGTGACAGCGAGGAGCTGAGTAGCCTTCAAGTCCTAGATGCAGAcacctttgccttctgctgtgctTCAGGCCGGCTAGGGCTTGCTGACACCCGCCAGAAGTGGGCGCCATTGGAGAATCGCAGCACCGGGCCTGGTTCTGGAGAGAGATGGTGTGCCGAAGTTGGGAACAGGGGCCAGGGACCTGGGCCCAGCATTGCCAGCCTTGGCTCAGatgggcagctctgtcttctTGACCCCCGGGATCTCTGCCATCCTGTGAGCTCAGTCCGGTGCCCAGTATCCATACCCAGCCCTGACCCAGAACTGCTGCGAGTGACTTGGGCCCCAGGCCTTAAGAACTGCTTGGCCATCTCAGGTACTGCTGAGCAGGATTTCGTGTCTATTACCTGATCTCTTTCTTCCAGGTGCTCAGGAAGGAGCCTGCAGCACCATGATAAACCTGGCTCCAGAAGTCAAAGTTGCTCACAGAGAAATTGTAAATTAACTCTCCAGGTTCTTCAGTGGCAGGCCTTTCTCCACCCTGCCTACTAACTTCCACACACTGGCAGCAGGCCTTTCCTAGCCTAGCAGGGATTCAGGTCTCAGGAGGGGCCTGCAGCTAATAAGACACTGAGACAGCCATGGGCTATGTCAGAAGAGGGAACAGGACCTCAAGGGCACTTCTCAGCTACCTGCCTTTCAAAATGTAGCAAGCCAGCTAGGTCAACAGGCTCCTGGGTCTAGTCTGGTGGCATCTAGTTGCTTGGGGGTACTTAATGTGGGTATCTAAAAGCCAACAGGAAGGATCTGTCGTCGTGGGTGGAGGTTAAAAAAACGAAGACTAAGAAAGGATGATTGGAAATGCCAGGATCCAGAAAGAACAGAAGAGCCAAGCTCAGGTAGAGGAGTGGGCTCTTCAGTAACAGGAAGATGGCAGGATGGGATGAGGGTGTGTGCAGCTAGATCATGCAGAGACATGAGACTGCTCTTCTCCAAAGGCTTCTGTTACCCCATCAAATAGGAGACAAAGCCATCTGCTAAAAGGGACCCAGAGGTAGGGGACTGCAACGTGGGGCAACTCGAAAAGGTTTGAAGAAGTctcttaagcctcagtttcctggggaAAATAAAAGTATCTACGTCATTCAGTTCTGAGGATTAAAAGAGCTAATACTTGTCCAGAATTAGCCTTTGAGCCTCACGGGTAACAGGTGCACAACAGATGCTCATAGTTACATGCCACAGGGAGTCACGAGCTGCCAGCACTGAGGGCAGGTGCTACTTGCCTGTGGTTAGCCTTTAAGTGCCTTGATTCTTCATCCAATAGGCTCTTTGGTACCATCAAATAAATTACAGGAAGTATtttaggggctgggtgcagtggctgacacctgtaatcccagcactttggaaggctgggatgggaggatcgcttgaggacaggagttgagcccagcctggtcaacatgacaaaaccgcATCtgtattaagaaagaaagaaaaaaatattttaaaataaaagtatgttaGGGATTCATGGTCAAACCTCTCTTTTCTGTATTCTCAGGTTTTGATGGCACAGTCCAGGTCTATGACACCACATCTTGGGATGGAACAGGGAGCCAAGTAGAACCTCTCTTCACTCACAGAGGTCACATCTTCCTAGAAGGAAGCAGGATGGACCCTGCTCCTCTGGTCACCACCCACACCTGGCACCCGTGCAGACCAAGGACTTTGTTATCAGCAACAAATGATGCTTCTCTGCATGTCTGGGACTGGGTGGACCTTCGTGCCTCTTGCTGACACCAGCATCTTTCCATCCAGACCTCTAGAAAGGGGAGGAGCTGCTGTAGTAGCACCAGTACTGACGGAGGACTCAAGTGACCGCCAGTCCCTGTtacctgctgtgtggccttgggcaagtcaacCAGCATCAtttagcctcagttttctaagCTGTAAATTAGGACAGTAAGAACTACCTTGCAGTGTTATTGTGAAGGTTGGAAGAAATCCATGGCATAATAAATTCTTATTTGGTAGCTACTGTTAGTTCTGGGAGTGTAAAGTGGCAGTGTTTGTCCTTGTCTTCTTCACAGTATCATAGGGAGAATCAGAAGAGCTAACAATTAGAAACATTCTTTGTGAActtttttacagaagaaaaaatgtataggggtcaataaacaagaaaaaatccCAGCCCTAGTAGCAATTAAGGAAATAGCAATGAAAAAGATTTCTGCTCCTCTTGAGTGGTTCTCATGGGGACAGAGGTGTACTTTCCCAAACCTGTCCCCCCAGGTAATTCAAGGGACATTTGCTTTTGGTGGCCCCACAAACATTTCCTATTAAGGGCCCATAGTGAATATTAAGTGTGCTGGagatggtggcttacgcctgtaatcccagcactttttgggaggctgaggtgggcagattgcttgaacgcaggaggtcgagaccagcctggacaacacagcaagatcccatctcattaaaaaaaaaattggctaggcatggtagctaatacctgtaataccagtgaTGTAGGCATTCCAgacaggtggatgacttgagtccagcagttcaagaccagcctgggcaacatggcgaagccctatctgtaatgaaaatacaaaaattagctgggtgtggtggtgtagcatgtagtcccagctactcaggagactgaggggagGCTGCCTGAGCTTGGCAGGTGGAGTttgagtgagctgtgatcatgtcactgtactccagcctgggcagcagagtgagaccctgtcacatacacacaaacacacaaaataggTGATCAGATTAAACAAGTTGTTCATTCTGTCAGCATGTATTAAGCCCATGTGCAACACAAGCTACATGCTAGAAATACATGAGAGGCTTCATAAGTTGGTTGACActaattcttaaaaaaagaatgtcatggccgggcacggtggctcacgcctgtaatcccagcactttgggaggccgaggcaggtggatcatgaggtcaagagatcgagaccatcctggtcaacatggtgaaaccccgtctctactacaaatacaaaaaaaattagctgggcatggtggcgcgtgcctgtaatcccagctactcaggaggctgaggcaggagaattgcctgaacccaggaggtggaggttgcggtgagccgagatcgcgccattgcactccagcctgggtaacaagagcgaaactctgtctcaaaaaaaaaaaaaaaaaaaaaagaatgtcatgaATAATGGCAATGACATACGAAGTCCACAGCCCATCAGTGACTTCTGACAGATACTTgggtaagttaaaaaaaaaatcacaacagccaggcgtggtggcttatgcctgtaatccatgcactttggaggccaaggcaggcagatgacctgaggtcgggagtgcaagaccagcctgaccaacatggtgaaaccccatcttgaagaaaaaacaaacatgtatttcATAAATCTAATTAGTACACTGATATGTAGATTGTGCTTTGTTTTGTAATTTAGAAAGttgtaggaaaatattttaagtcaaacACACAAAAGGAACCATTTTCAGAGGTAGAAACTGTGTTCCATTTATTCCTAAATCCCATTTGTTCTGTACATGGGTCCTTCCAGGGTTTCTATTCTGCTCTTACAGAGAGGGAACCCACTGGCCAACACATAGCCTCTCCCCGAGGATCTGGAGACCCCAGCCCTGAGGATATCTGAGCATAGACAGGAACTAGTGGCCTTGTTAGAGGAAGGTGATACAGAGGTAAGGTCTCCAActagtagactttttttttttttttttagcagaatctgtcaccaggctggagtgtggtggtgggatctcggctcaccgcaacctcccctcccaggttcaagccatttctcctgcctcagcctcctgagtagctgggattacaggcacacgccaccatgcccagctaatttttgtatttttagtagagacggggtttcatcttgttggtcaCGACAGTCTATagctctcctgacctcatgatccaccactcatggcctcccaaagtgctaggattacaggcataagccactgtgcccagcctaggagACTTCTTAATGCCATGGTTCTTAGTTACTGCTCtggacacatacacatacagaaaagGCTTTATGTACTTCATTATCTGGGCTCACAGAGCCTAGACCCAGTCTCACGTTTTTAGGATACAGTCTGAGCTGAGGCTGTATGCAAGCCCTGTTTGGCATTTAGAGCAATTCTGCTACACAAATTCTGTTCAGCTTGAATTGTAAAATTGCTGGTTTTGTAGACCAAAAACAGCAATCTTGTATGGTTCAACCCAATAAGTTGAGCAGTAAGTTATGGTTAAAAAGCCAACCTTTAGTGTtgaatttttctcctttccctcctccaaaGGATCTAATAGGAATATAGAATGCTTTCCTCTCAAGTGACGCCAAGTCAATCCTAAAAGGAATTTGGGGCAATGTAGACATGTTCTGAGCCCCAATCCTCTCACAGGGAGAACAATGGAAGACCTTTATAATGTTATTTAGTAAATCCTTGTCTAGCTGCCAGGTGCTCAGAAGAAACAGCCCACAGCTGACTCAGTCATCACTAACATCATCAGTGCAGTAGGGCAGCCGCCTCTGTCCTTGAGGGAGGGTCTCAGAGAcaagaatctcactctattgtcaAACTgtgaaaattgaggcacagaatcACAGTAGAGACACCCTGAGACAGTGACATAGTCAAATTCAGAAGTCGTCTCTGAAGTCTCTGGAAACTGACTTCCATCTCAACAGCATGAACAAGAAAGCCCTAAGTGCTATTTCATAAGCCAAGTGAGTGTTTAGTGAGAGAAACGAAGTCTGTCAGACTAGAAGCTTAATTCTCTCTTATGTGGGTGATTTGGTAGAGAATCAAGGGCAAGACAAACCCTTTCTTGGGATGGATTCCCTAGTGTTTTCAGCCTcaatgctttaaaaacatttctccTATATTTAGGGAACATTTAGAGTCTCTCCCACGTGGGTTCTCTGATGTGCAATAAAATGTGAACTACTGTTGAACTGCCTCCCCCATTCACTACATTCatagggtggttttttttttttttttttttttttttttgagacagtctcgctctgtcaccaggctataGTGGAgcggcgcgatttcggctcacaacctctgactccctggttcaagggattctcctgcctcagctcccaagtagctgggattacaggtacccacacccagctaatttttgtatttttagtaaagatggcatttcaccatgttggccaggatagtcttgatctcctgacctcgtgatctgcccacctcagcctcccaaagtgctgggattacaagtgtgagccacagtgtctggccaGGGATTTTCTCCTGTGTAATTCATTGGTGTACAATGAAACTTGAGCTCTAATTAAAGCTTTTCCCACACTGCCTGCATTTATAGGGTCTCCCTCCACAGTGAATTTGCTGGTGGCTAATGAGGTTTGAGCAGTCACTGAAACCTTTCCCACATTCCACTCacagggtttctctcctgtgtggatTCTTTGATGGCTGGCGAGGGTGGAGCTCTTAATGAACTTTCTCCCACACTCTGGGCACTGAAagggtttctcaccagtgtgTTCACTAGAGTGCGCTGAGGCACGAACTACCGATGAAACTTTCCACACCCACTACACTTACAAGGTTTCTCTCCAATATGGATTCTCTGGTGCATAATGAGCCTTGAGCTCTGGGTGAAGCTCTTCCACAGCACACTCCACATTTGTAGGGCTTCTCTCCCATATGGATTACTCCTTTGAGAGTATAGGACAGTGTACTTACCTATTTTCATAACAATTATAATGGTGGTCATAATGAAAACTAACATTTGCCAAGTGCTAGTACTGTGTGAGGATCTTCATAACAGCCCAGGGAGGTAGAAACCATCACAATGTCTGGACATAAAGGGTGTTTAAAGAGGTTGCCCAAGAAGAACAAGCCTTTTAAGTGGCAGACTGTTGTATATAATCTACGCAGGGTTGACCTCTATGGGACGCTAACTCCTACATTTCTCTCCTCTGTTCCTATAATGTAACTAAAGGCAGGAAGGGAGACTCCCTGGCTGCAGAGCAGAGCAACAACTCAGGGTGGTCTTTGTGAGCCATCCTGGACTACTGGTTCAGTCGAGGGTTGAGTCAAGCAATATCTGAGGACAGGATATAAACAGTATTCCCTTAAAGTTGTCACCAATTATTCCCCTGATGAGTCCATTCCAGACCCAAATTAGTCACAGCAGAGCCAGGACAATAATCACGTCTCCGGATTCTTAGCCTGAATGCTCCCACAGGACTGCATCGCTCCCACTGCTCTGAGGGCCACTGTGGGAGAGTGCTGCCATTGGGAGTCCACCGCAAGGCCTGGACACCAAGGCTCCAGGGTTCCTCTTGAGACCCCGCCACTATTTTATTACCATCCCACCACATCTTCTagtgctgtgctttggttccctTGGGAATCCCTTCGATCCCCAAGAAGGCCTCCTGCCACCTCTAAGGCATCAAAGGTGTTCACAAGCGCCCAGGGACTCATCAGGCCATCCACCTCATCATGGAAGGCACAGGTGCCTGGTGTGGAGGTGCTCCTGGCTTTGCAGTAGTTGGTCTGGAGGTTTTTAAACCTGTATCAACACTGCTCTAGGGTCCATAGGAAGCCACGCTCTTGCAGCTGCTCAGCCACAAGCCGGTACACTTGGCAGTTTCAAGAGCAGGTGCAGAGTATGGATCCAGGACTCTCCGAGAATGCCCAGAGAAATCTTGGTTTCCTTCAATCCCCAGTACACTCCTGCCACCTTCTCACCCCCCAGGCCCTGCCACTGCAACTCAGCCCAGGTCTTGGCTTTTCTCCAGATGAGCACCTGGCCACActccactcccaccccagccACTGAGCAGCCTCACACACTCCCCTATTCTCCAAACTGAAGATCCCAGCTCTGTGGGTTTTCCTCCTGCTCTACGTGGTGAGCCTATGCATTGGAAAATCTGTTTGCAGGCAGACAAAATGGAGAGTAATGGTTTGGTAAACCTAATCCCAACCATTTTAAGTGCCAGGGAGAGgagacagtaatttttttttttaattctggggGATTCTTGGGAAAGCTCAGTGAAAAcaacaattaggaaaaaaaaatccaggtccaAATGCATAACTACATATCCATGATCATCATCTTAAATAAAAGTCAGACATGAGGAGAGATCCGATGTGGCagaataggaatagctctggatTGCAGCACCCAGCGAGAAAACAGAGGGTGAGTggtcactgcatttccaaacgaatttttactgcccacagaccaggagattcctgggcggaaaagcaccacgagtctccagcacggctgtttcagccagcacagcaggtctccacacaaaaactcacacaaatccaggcgccttttcaactggcaactggaacacctgggagacagtcacccattcaactgaaaaaaaggggactgaaacagggagccaggtgatctggcttggccaGACCCATcctcacaaagaccagcaatcagAAACACTCCGGATTGAGAGTTTCActgcaagcacagctgaacccaggatggtacAGCTCTGTGGAGAAAGGGCatctgccactaccaaggcagcccgccactaccgaggcagttctaaccatacccctataaacaaaactgcaacgaaattcacacagcagctgggcagaacccacagcagctcagcaacacctcggctggcagactgtgactaggctaccttttcactgggcagggcatccctgaaaaaTGGCAACAGCacgacagaaacttataaataaagccctcccttcccgggacagagcacccGGGGAAAAAtgggcagttatgagttctgctgcagcagacttaaacgtacctgcccagcagctcttaacggaacaacggagctcacagctcaacaTCTGGcatcctataaaggacagactgtctcctcaagcagctccccaacccctgtatatccaaagagtcacctcataaaggagagctcagactgacatctggcaggtatccttctgggacaaagatagcagcagaagaaactagcaacccttgctgttctgcagctgctacaggtgatccccaggcaagcaggtctggagtgggcctccagcagtcctacagcagaggggcctgactgtcagaaggaaaactaagaaacagaaaaataacttcatcatcaacaaacaggacgtccattcagagaccccaactgaaagtcaccaactacaaagaccacaggtaaataaatccacaaagatggaaagaaaccagcgcaaaaagcatgaaaacacccaaaaccagaacatctctcctcctacaagggatcacaactcctcaccagcaagggaacaaggctggatggagaattagtgtgatgaattcacagaaacaggcttcagaaggtgggtagtaagaaacttctaggagctaaaagaacatgttctaatccaatgcaaagaaactaagaaccttgaaaaaaggtttgacaaaatgctaacgagaattaacagcttagagaggaatataaataaattgcaagagctgaaaaacacaacatgagaactttgt
Encoded proteins:
- the WDR73 gene encoding integrator complex assembly factor WDR73, whose product is MDPGDEWLVESLRLYQDFYAFDLSGATRVLEWIDDKGVFVAGYESLKKNEILHLKLPLRLSVKENQGLFPERDFRVRHGGLSDRCIFDLKHVSHTRLLVTSGLPGCYLQVWQVAEDSDVIKAVNTIAVHEKEERLWPRVAVFSLMAPGVLHGARLRSLQVTDLESTKTTYTTDVSDSEELSSLQVLDADTFAFCCASGRLGLADTRQKWAPLENRSTGPGSGERWCAEVGNRGQGPGPSIASLGSDGQLCLLDPRDLCHPVSSVRCPVSIPSPDPELLRVTWAPGLKNCLAISGFDGTVQVYDTTSWDGTGSQVEPLFTHRGHIFLEGSRMDPAPLVTTHTWHPCRPRTLLSATNDASLHVWDWVDLRASC